In the Dyella humicola genome, GGCGTCCAGCCGCAACTTGCGGGTGGAGAATGCGCAGGAGTCGCGCGCTATGCTGCTGGAGGCATTGGAAGGCCGCAGCGGCGTGCCGCACGATATCGTTTGTCTCAATGCGGGTGCTGCGCTTTACGCTGCCAATGTGGTGGATTCCATTGCGGCCGGCATCGAGCTGGCCCGTGCAACCATCGCCAGTGGCGCCGCCCGTGCGAAAATGGATGCCTTCGTGGCAACGACACGGCGTCTTGCGGATCAGCACTGACGCTCTTGCCACGTTTTTCACGCAATGACCGATTACGCTGCCGACATGACCGACATCCTCCAACGTATTTTGACGCGCAAGACCGAAGAGGTCGCCGAGCGCAGTGCCAAGCTCCCCTTGATCGAGCTGTCCTCGCGCGTGGTGGATCTTCCAGAAACGCGCGGCTTTGCTGCGGCTATCGAGGCCAAGATCGACGCTGGCCTGCCGGCCGTGATCGCTGAGGTGAAGCGTGCAAGTCCGAGTAAGGGCGTGATCCGCCCCGATTTCGATCCCGCCGCCATTGCACGCAGCTACGAAGCGGGCGGTGCAGCCTGTCTTTCGGTGCTGACCGATCGCGACTTTTTCCACGGTTGCGAGGATTTCCTGCAGCAGGCGCGTGCGGCCTGTTCGCTGCCGGTGCTGCGTAAGGACTTCGTGATCGATCCGTATCAGGTGTATGAGGCGCGCGTGATCGGCGCCGACTGCATCCTGCTGATCGTCGCCGCGCTCAGCGATGGCGCCCTGCTGGAATTGGCGATGCTCGCAGCCGAGCTCGACATGGACGTATTGTGCGAAGTGCACGATGCCGAAGAGCTCGAGCGTGCACTGGCCTTGCCCGTGCCGCTGATCGGCGTCAACAACCGCAATCTGCGCACCTTCCACACCTCGCTCGAGACATCGCTGGAGCTGCAACAGTTGATGGAGTACGACCGCATCCTGGTCAGCGAGTCGGGTATTCATACGCCCGACGACGTGACCCTGCTGCGTGATGCCGGCGTCAACGCGTTCCTGGTCGGCGAGGCGTTCATGCGTGCGGGTGATCCGGGCAGCGAGCTCAAGCGCCTATTCGACGGCAAGTAAGTGATGGCGACAGTAGAAAAAGAGTTCATGCCGGATGCTGCGGAGGTGGCCTCGTCCGCACCGCGCACGGTGCTGTTCGATTTCGATGGCGTACTGATTCACGGCGACGCGTTTTCCTTGTTCATGCGCGAGTGCTACGAGCGCTCTTTGCTGCGCAAGCTGGCCGCCGTGTTGGCCTTGCCGTGGATCGCCCTGGTGCTGCCGTTTTCGCGCAAGCATGCGGCGCGTTTGGTGGTCCACGTCGGCTTGCTGGGTTTGAACGAGCGACGCTACCAGGTGGCGGCGCAGGCGTTCGCTGCCAGCCTGGTGCGGCGTCCGCGCCAGTTCAGCCGCGACGGCTTGCTTGCCTTGCGCCGTCATCAGGCCGAGGGTGACCGTGTCATCGTGGTGACGGGCTGTGAGCACGTGTTGGTCAGCCATATCCTCGATCAGCTCGGACTGAGCGGCATCGAAGTGCTGGCTTCGCAACTGCGCCCTGGCATCCTGGGCATGCGCGTGAAGCTGCACAACCTGGGGCGGCGAAAACTTGTCCAACTGGGCGCGATCGGCGTGAAAGAGTGGCATGTCGCCTACAGCGATTCGCTGGTGGACGTGCCGATGCTCAAGCCGGCCGGCCAGGCGGTGCTGGTCAATGGCACGCCGAAGCTGTGCAAGAAGATGGAAAAGGCGCTGGGGCGCACCATCACCCGGGTGGACTGGTTCTAACCCGGGCCTGACGTTCGACAGGGTTGCATGAAAGGGTTTCAGGGAATTACGTTAGTGCTAACGCAATTGTCTGATGGGTCTTTTCATGTACCTCGCATCGCTCGGTGAACTGGCGCTTGGCAGTCGGCTCAAGGCGCTCAGCGACCATTTCTATGCGGCAGCCGACGAGGTCTATCGCAGCTGCGGCGTATCCATCGAATCACGCTGGTTTCCGCTCCTGCGCTACCTGTGGGAGAACGGTGCGACCACGGTCAGCGATGTCGCCATGGCCATTGGCCAGACCCATTCCGCCGTGAGCCAACTCGCCGACAAGCTGGTGCGCGCTGGCCTGGTGAAGCGGCGCAAGGATGCCCGGGACGGCCGGCGCAGCCTGCTGGTGCTGACAGAAAAGGGGCGTGGCGCGCTGACCTCGCTCGGCCCTGTCTGGGTTGCGATCAGGCGCGGAGCGATGGCTTCGCTGGGTCAGGATGGCCTGACCTTGCTGGCCGCGCTGGCGGCCTGCGAAAAGGCTTTGCAGGAACGCCCCGTGGTGGCGTCCATACTGGCCGAGCATGCCGCGCTCAGCACAGCCGAGCTGGAGATCATCTCCTTCGAGCCGGCCCTGAAGGAGCACTTCTATCGCCTCAACGCAGCGTGGTTGGAGCGGTATTTCCGCTTGGAAGATATCGATCGCGTCGTGCTCGGCGACCCCGAGCGCTACGTACTGAAGCCCGGCGGCGCGATCTTCTTCGCCCGGCTGCGCGGTGAAGTCATTGGCACCTGCGCGCTGTTGCACGAATCGCCAGGCGTCTATGAGCTGTCGAAGATGGGTGTGGATGAATCATTCCGCGGCCTTGGGGCCGGGCGGCGCTTGCTGGATGCGGCCATCGCCGAATTCCATCGGCGCAAGGGCAGGGAGCTGTTCCTGGAGTCCAACAGCCGCCTGAAGACCGCACTGCGCATGTACCAACAGGCGGGCTTCGTCATGCAGCCGTCCGTACGGCCCGGCTCGCACTACGAGCGGGCCGACGTTTACATGGTCTACGAGAAGAAGCCCCCGAGGCCGCACCCGCTGGTGCGGGGTGCGGCGAAACGAACCAGGCTCAGCCGTTAGCGGGTGCCGCGCACCACGATGGTCTTGCCCGCCACGTCGATCATGCGTTGCTCTTCGAGCTGCTTGAGCACGCGGCCGACCATTTCGCGGGAGCAGCCCACGATACGGCTTACTTCCTGGCGCGAGATGCGGATCTGCGTGCCTTCCGGGTGGGTCATGGCATCCGGCTCCTGGCACAGGTCCAGCAGCGTTCTGGAAATGCGGTTAGTCACGTCCATGAACGCCATGCGGCTGACCTGGCGCGAGGTGCGCAGCAGACGATTGGTGAGTTGGGCACCAATGGCGAACAGGATCTTCGGACACTCCTCGCGCAGCGGGCCTTCCATCAGCTGGAACAGGCGTTCGTAGCTGATCTCGGCCATTTCGCAGGCGGTACGCGTGCGCACCATCGACTCGC is a window encoding:
- the trpC gene encoding indole-3-glycerol phosphate synthase TrpC; protein product: MTDILQRILTRKTEEVAERSAKLPLIELSSRVVDLPETRGFAAAIEAKIDAGLPAVIAEVKRASPSKGVIRPDFDPAAIARSYEAGGAACLSVLTDRDFFHGCEDFLQQARAACSLPVLRKDFVIDPYQVYEARVIGADCILLIVAALSDGALLELAMLAAELDMDVLCEVHDAEELERALALPVPLIGVNNRNLRTFHTSLETSLELQQLMEYDRILVSESGIHTPDDVTLLRDAGVNAFLVGEAFMRAGDPGSELKRLFDGK
- a CDS encoding HAD family hydrolase; translated protein: MATVEKEFMPDAAEVASSAPRTVLFDFDGVLIHGDAFSLFMRECYERSLLRKLAAVLALPWIALVLPFSRKHAARLVVHVGLLGLNERRYQVAAQAFAASLVRRPRQFSRDGLLALRRHQAEGDRVIVVTGCEHVLVSHILDQLGLSGIEVLASQLRPGILGMRVKLHNLGRRKLVQLGAIGVKEWHVAYSDSLVDVPMLKPAGQAVLVNGTPKLCKKMEKALGRTITRVDWF
- a CDS encoding bifunctional helix-turn-helix transcriptional regulator/GNAT family N-acetyltransferase encodes the protein MGLFMYLASLGELALGSRLKALSDHFYAAADEVYRSCGVSIESRWFPLLRYLWENGATTVSDVAMAIGQTHSAVSQLADKLVRAGLVKRRKDARDGRRSLLVLTEKGRGALTSLGPVWVAIRRGAMASLGQDGLTLLAALAACEKALQERPVVASILAEHAALSTAELEIISFEPALKEHFYRLNAAWLERYFRLEDIDRVVLGDPERYVLKPGGAIFFARLRGEVIGTCALLHESPGVYELSKMGVDESFRGLGAGRRLLDAAIAEFHRRKGRELFLESNSRLKTALRMYQQAGFVMQPSVRPGSHYERADVYMVYEKKPPRPHPLVRGAAKRTRLSR
- the crp gene encoding cAMP-activated global transcriptional regulator CRP, which gives rise to MERFLALCHRRRYPGKTAIIRPGDPANTLYYIIDGSLAVCTEDEQGRELILAYLSRGQFIGEMGLFVEQAQRESMVRTRTACEMAEISYERLFQLMEGPLREECPKILFAIGAQLTNRLLRTSRQVSRMAFMDVTNRISRTLLDLCQEPDAMTHPEGTQIRISRQEVSRIVGCSREMVGRVLKQLEEQRMIDVAGKTIVVRGTR